In the genome of Streptomyces pactum, one region contains:
- a CDS encoding nuclear transport factor 2 family protein — translation MYQAEARYLAAGGPGKAHFALLAPYFAPDVVLHQADALPYGGVWRGHDGLQRFFLAMSGTWESFAMVEQRFLAVGDPVVVLTQVRARVRATGRELGFPILQTIGFRDGRIAEVRPFYWDTAAIARACTPVGAAAEAPARPAGARRPAQGPA, via the coding sequence ATGTACCAGGCCGAGGCGCGGTACCTGGCCGCGGGCGGGCCGGGCAAGGCCCATTTCGCTCTGCTCGCCCCCTACTTCGCCCCTGATGTGGTGCTGCACCAGGCCGACGCCCTCCCCTACGGGGGTGTGTGGCGCGGGCATGACGGGCTGCAGCGGTTCTTCCTGGCGATGAGCGGCACCTGGGAGAGCTTCGCCATGGTGGAGCAGCGGTTCCTCGCCGTGGGGGACCCGGTGGTGGTGCTCACACAGGTGCGGGCGCGCGTCCGTGCCACCGGCCGTGAGCTGGGCTTCCCCATCCTTCAGACGATCGGTTTCCGGGACGGTCGCATCGCCGAGGTGCGCCCTTTCTACTGGGACACCGCCGCGATCGCCCGTGCCTGTACGCCCGTCGGGGCGGCGGCGGAGGCGCCCGCGCGACCGGCCGGCGCAAGGAGGCCGGCCCAGGGGCCGGCGTAG
- a CDS encoding alpha/beta hydrolase family protein — MVMTIRRTALVAALTLTVAVPLAAGTALAAPPAGDSTSASSASRAAAPVRPGTAPAAALPGAFLKGAAPSAVPAPSTVSAPRGARAEAADVSLRLPLPTGRYAIGRDTLHLVDHSRPDPWVPEAGARELMVDLFYPARPGTGSPAAYTSTEEARALLESRGLEGVIPAEAVGRAVTHGRTGARPVGGKHPLVVLSPGFTVSRYTLTLLAEELASRGYVVATVDHAYETVGTLFPGEAPGDPDRLLTCVACEKYPETGLEPVAEGRAEDVSFVLDRLTGRHPAWRHARLIDTRRIGMAGHSIGGNTAARTMVTDRRVRAGVNMDGTFFSEIPADGLGGRPFMMLGTDDETHRPGGADESWLRAWQRLDGWKRWLTVTGSGHFTFTDLPFFAEQLGLPDPEAPLSGTRPAQITRGYVAAFFDQHLRGIPQPLLSGPTAENPEVKFNNP, encoded by the coding sequence ATGGTGATGACCATCCGACGCACGGCGCTCGTCGCCGCACTCACCCTCACCGTCGCCGTACCGCTCGCCGCCGGCACCGCGCTCGCGGCGCCACCCGCCGGGGACAGCACCTCGGCGTCCTCGGCGTCCCGGGCCGCCGCGCCGGTGAGACCGGGGACGGCCCCGGCCGCCGCGCTTCCGGGTGCCTTCCTCAAGGGCGCCGCGCCCTCCGCGGTCCCCGCACCCTCCACCGTCTCCGCCCCGCGGGGGGCCCGGGCCGAGGCCGCGGACGTGTCGCTCCGGCTGCCCCTGCCCACCGGCCGGTACGCCATCGGGCGGGACACCCTGCACCTGGTCGATCACAGCCGCCCCGATCCCTGGGTGCCCGAGGCGGGGGCCCGCGAGCTGATGGTGGACCTCTTCTACCCGGCACGGCCGGGGACCGGAAGTCCCGCCGCCTACACCAGCACCGAGGAGGCCCGGGCCCTGCTGGAGAGCCGGGGGCTGGAAGGGGTGATCCCCGCGGAGGCGGTCGGCCGGGCCGTCACGCACGGCCGGACCGGGGCCCGTCCGGTGGGCGGCAAGCACCCGCTGGTGGTCCTCTCGCCCGGGTTCACCGTCTCCCGTTACACGCTCACCCTGCTCGCCGAGGAACTGGCCAGCCGGGGCTATGTGGTGGCCACGGTGGACCACGCCTACGAGACCGTCGGCACCCTCTTCCCGGGTGAGGCACCCGGCGACCCCGATCGGCTGCTCACCTGCGTGGCCTGCGAGAAGTACCCGGAGACCGGGCTGGAGCCGGTCGCCGAGGGGAGGGCCGAGGACGTGAGCTTCGTACTGGACCGGCTCACCGGACGACACCCGGCCTGGCGGCACGCCCGGCTGATCGACACCAGGCGGATCGGGATGGCGGGGCACTCCATCGGGGGTAACACCGCGGCCCGGACGATGGTCACCGACCGGCGGGTCCGGGCCGGCGTGAACATGGACGGCACCTTCTTCTCCGAGATACCCGCCGACGGCCTCGGCGGCCGGCCGTTCATGATGCTCGGCACCGACGACGAGACCCACCGGCCGGGAGGCGCGGACGAGAGCTGGCTGCGCGCGTGGCAGCGACTGGACGGCTGGAAGCGCTGGCTGACGGTGACCGGCTCCGGCCACTTCACCTTCACCGACCTGCCGTTCTTCGCCGAGCAACTCGGCCTGCCGGACCCCGAGGCCCCGCTGTCGGGCACCCGGCCGGCGCAGATCACCCGTGGTTATGTGGCCGCCTTCTTCGACCAGCACCTGCGCGGCATACCGCAGCCGTTGCTGTCCGGGCCCACCGCGGAGAACCCGGAGGTGAAGTTCAACAACCCCTGA
- the mshD gene encoding mycothiol synthase, whose amino-acid sequence MSEMSEATGRRSLETLDELTEELAARVLELVADAARNDGQPAVSEQGRLQMRGRRPGVRHLLLRDGTGELVGYGQLEDTDPVEAPAAELVVHPAHRGRGHGRELGHALLRESGRRLRVWAHGGHPSARHLAQVLGLSLFRELRQMRRPLTGPDAPPLAEPVLPGGVTVRTFRPGEDDAAWLAANAAAFAHHPEQGSLTQRDLDDRKAQPWFDPAGFFLAERAGELVGFHWTKVHAEEQLGEVYVVGVRPEAQGGGLGKALTAVGLRHLSRLGLPTGMLYVDADNTAAVTVYERLGFTTHEVDLMYRTET is encoded by the coding sequence ATGAGCGAGATGAGCGAGGCGACGGGCCGACGGAGTCTGGAGACGCTGGACGAGCTGACCGAGGAACTCGCGGCCAGGGTGCTGGAGCTGGTCGCCGACGCCGCACGGAACGACGGGCAGCCGGCCGTGTCGGAGCAGGGGCGGCTGCAGATGCGCGGGCGCCGGCCGGGGGTGCGCCACCTGCTGCTGCGGGACGGCACCGGCGAACTCGTCGGCTACGGGCAGCTGGAGGACACCGATCCGGTGGAGGCCCCGGCCGCCGAACTGGTGGTGCACCCCGCACACCGGGGGCGTGGGCACGGCCGGGAGCTGGGGCACGCCCTGCTGCGCGAGTCGGGCCGCCGGCTCCGGGTGTGGGCCCACGGCGGACACCCCTCGGCCCGGCACCTGGCCCAGGTGCTGGGGCTGTCGCTCTTCCGTGAACTGCGGCAGATGCGCAGGCCGCTGACCGGCCCGGACGCCCCGCCGCTGGCCGAACCGGTGCTGCCCGGGGGAGTCACGGTGCGGACCTTCCGGCCCGGTGAGGACGACGCGGCCTGGCTGGCGGCGAACGCGGCGGCCTTCGCGCACCACCCGGAGCAGGGGTCGCTCACCCAGCGCGACCTGGACGACCGCAAGGCCCAGCCGTGGTTCGACCCGGCCGGGTTCTTCCTCGCCGAGCGGGCCGGCGAACTGGTCGGCTTCCACTGGACCAAGGTGCACGCGGAGGAGCAGCTCGGCGAGGTGTACGTGGTGGGTGTCCGGCCGGAGGCCCAGGGCGGCGGACTGGGCAAGGCGCTCACCGCGGTCGGCCTGCGCCACCTGTCCCGGCTCGGGCTGCCCACCGGAATGCTGTACGTGGACGCCGACAACACCGCCGCGGTCACGGTGTACGAGCGGCTCGGATTCACCACCCACGAGGTGGACCTGATGTACCGCACGGAGACCTGA
- a CDS encoding LacI family DNA-binding transcriptional regulator, translated as MAKVTRDDVARLAGTSTAVVSYVINNGPRPVAPATRERVLAAIKELGYRPDRVAQAMASRRTDLIGLIVPDARQPFFAEMAHAVEQAAAERGKMVLVGNSDYLDEREVHYLRAFLGMRVSGLILISQGPSEHAAAEIDAWDARVVLLHRRPEAIEDVAVVTDDVGGAHLATRHLLEHGHDYVACLGGTEETPTVGDPVTDHIEGWRRAMREAGKTVEGRLFQAPYNRYDAYQVALELLAGPDRPPAIVCATDDQAIGVLRAARELRIDVPGELAVAGFDDVKEAALTDPPLTTVASDREAMARAAVDLVLDDGLRVVGSRRERLRQFPSALVVRRSCGCH; from the coding sequence GTGGCCAAGGTGACGCGTGACGATGTGGCAAGACTGGCGGGGACGTCGACCGCGGTCGTCAGCTACGTCATCAACAATGGACCGAGGCCGGTCGCCCCGGCCACGCGCGAGCGGGTGCTCGCCGCGATCAAGGAGCTGGGGTACCGGCCGGACCGCGTCGCCCAGGCGATGGCGAGTCGCCGTACCGACCTCATAGGCCTGATCGTGCCGGACGCCCGGCAGCCGTTCTTCGCGGAGATGGCCCACGCGGTGGAACAGGCGGCGGCCGAGCGCGGGAAAATGGTGCTGGTCGGCAACTCCGACTACCTCGACGAGCGCGAGGTCCACTACCTCCGCGCCTTCCTCGGCATGCGGGTGTCCGGGCTCATCCTGATCAGTCAGGGCCCCAGCGAGCACGCCGCCGCGGAGATCGACGCCTGGGACGCCCGGGTCGTCCTGCTGCACCGCCGTCCCGAGGCGATCGAGGACGTCGCGGTGGTCACCGACGACGTGGGCGGGGCGCACCTGGCCACCCGCCACCTGCTGGAGCACGGGCACGACTACGTCGCCTGCCTCGGCGGCACCGAGGAGACCCCGACCGTCGGTGACCCGGTCACCGACCACATCGAGGGCTGGCGGCGGGCCATGCGGGAGGCCGGGAAGACGGTGGAGGGCCGGCTGTTCCAGGCCCCCTACAACCGTTACGACGCCTACCAGGTCGCGCTGGAGCTGCTGGCCGGGCCCGACCGGCCGCCGGCCATCGTGTGCGCCACCGACGACCAGGCGATCGGTGTGCTGCGGGCCGCCCGCGAACTGCGCATCGACGTGCCCGGCGAGCTGGCCGTCGCCGGTTTCGACGACGTGAAGGAAGCCGCCCTCACCGACCCGCCGCTGACCACCGTCGCCTCCGACCGGGAGGCCATGGCGCGGGCCGCGGTGGACCTGGTGCTCGACGACGGGCTGCGCGTGGTCGGCTCGCGGCGCGAGCGGCTGCGCCAGTTCCCCTCGGCGCTGGTGGTTCGCCGCTCCTGCGGCTGCCACTGA
- a CDS encoding response regulator transcription factor produces the protein MSSLLLLTNALQPSTEVLPALGLLLHSVRVAPAEGAALVDTPGADVILVDGRRDLPQVRSLCQLLRSTGPGSPLILVVTEGGLAAVTADWGVDDVMLDTAGPAEVEARLRLATGRRQIADDSPMEIRNGDLSVDEATYSAKLKGRVLDLTFKEFELLKYLAQHPGRVFTRAQLLQEVWGYDYFGGTRTVDVHVRRLRAKLGPEHESLIGTVRNVGYRFVTPERTSERAPEGAAGGASGRAGGVSGRATGSGPGRTPGAPGGAREQAERGAGQPEPEAASKAASPAGTGGSRADSGPAGTRLGSRHGNRP, from the coding sequence ATGAGCTCCCTGCTGCTGCTGACCAACGCCCTCCAGCCCTCCACCGAGGTGCTGCCCGCGCTCGGCCTGCTGCTGCACAGCGTGCGGGTCGCCCCGGCGGAAGGGGCCGCGCTGGTGGACACCCCGGGCGCCGACGTCATCCTGGTGGACGGCCGGCGCGACCTGCCGCAGGTGCGCAGCCTCTGCCAGCTGCTGCGGTCCACCGGCCCCGGCTCCCCGCTGATCCTGGTGGTCACCGAGGGCGGCCTGGCGGCGGTCACCGCCGACTGGGGGGTGGACGACGTCATGCTCGACACCGCCGGCCCCGCGGAGGTGGAGGCCCGGCTGCGGCTGGCGACCGGCCGCCGGCAGATCGCCGACGACAGCCCGATGGAGATCCGCAACGGCGACCTGTCGGTGGACGAGGCCACGTACAGCGCCAAGCTCAAGGGCCGGGTGCTCGACCTCACCTTCAAGGAGTTCGAGCTGCTGAAGTACCTGGCGCAGCACCCCGGCCGGGTGTTCACCCGGGCGCAGCTGCTCCAGGAGGTGTGGGGGTACGACTACTTCGGCGGCACCCGTACGGTCGACGTGCACGTGCGGCGGCTGCGGGCGAAGCTGGGCCCGGAGCACGAGTCGCTGATCGGCACGGTCCGCAACGTCGGCTACCGCTTCGTCACCCCGGAACGGACGTCGGAGCGGGCGCCCGAGGGCGCCGCGGGCGGCGCGTCCGGACGGGCGGGCGGCGTGTCCGGGCGAGCCACGGGGAGTGGGCCCGGGAGAACACCGGGAGCGCCGGGGGGAGCGCGCGAACAGGCGGAGCGCGGCGCCGGGCAACCGGAGCCGGAAGCGGCGTCAAAAGCCGCATCTCCGGCCGGAACGGGCGGCTCGCGGGCGGATTCCGGGCCCGCCGGGACGCGACTCGGATCCCGCCACGGAAATCGGCCGTAA
- a CDS encoding dihydrofolate reductase family protein, protein MRIMASAFISLDGVVQAPGGPQEDTDGGFAHGGWSQSFFDPEVVGGAFDDALRTADALLFGRRTWQTMAAAWPERAGDPFADRMNAITKYVVSTTLGEADLTWNNTTLIPGGEAVARLRELRAGGDGTALVMGSPTLVRTLLSEGLLDELRLIIMPVLLGGGKTIFPADGGLRTLKLVSTVTSDAGVQVCTYRTVAGTGTGADAETGTGAGADEG, encoded by the coding sequence ATGCGCATCATGGCCAGCGCCTTCATCAGCCTCGACGGCGTCGTGCAGGCTCCCGGCGGCCCCCAGGAGGACACCGACGGCGGCTTCGCCCACGGCGGCTGGTCGCAGTCCTTCTTCGACCCGGAGGTGGTGGGCGGGGCCTTCGACGACGCGCTGCGCACGGCGGACGCGCTGCTGTTCGGGCGTCGCACCTGGCAGACGATGGCGGCGGCGTGGCCGGAGCGGGCCGGTGACCCGTTCGCCGACCGGATGAACGCGATCACCAAGTACGTGGTGTCCACGACCCTCGGCGAGGCGGACCTGACGTGGAACAACACCACCCTCATCCCGGGCGGCGAGGCCGTCGCCCGCCTCCGCGAGCTGCGGGCCGGCGGTGACGGCACCGCGCTGGTCATGGGCAGCCCCACGCTGGTGCGGACGCTGCTGAGCGAGGGCCTCCTGGACGAGCTGCGGCTCATCATCATGCCGGTGCTCCTGGGCGGCGGGAAGACGATCTTCCCGGCCGACGGCGGGCTGCGCACCCTGAAGCTGGTCTCCACGGTCACCAGCGATGCGGGCGTTCAGGTCTGCACCTACCGAACGGTCGCCGGGACTGGGACCGGAGCCGACGCCGAGACCGGGACCGGGGCCGGGGCCGACGAGGGCTGA
- a CDS encoding GNAT family N-acetyltransferase translates to MENVITTVTDPCPATAVESHTRPSGAAAVRREVVRAWVNGWVRSRGTAAPVEVPGGFRIEVGRPGHVARYVLPAAEETVLRELVAGVVTPGVQLKVCAPREHVAPLLTDAWDIQQPEYLMTAALTGLPVGPDASALAPQGYVIESVDQDGVVDVRIRRGDETAASGRVALARSAAVFDQIHTDPAHRRRGLASRVMGALSAIAVEQGAALGLLAATEEGLTLYRALGWDLQTPLTAAVLRP, encoded by the coding sequence GTGGAGAATGTGATCACAACGGTTACGGACCCCTGCCCCGCGACAGCGGTGGAGAGTCACACGCGCCCCTCCGGTGCGGCGGCCGTCCGCCGCGAGGTGGTACGCGCCTGGGTGAACGGCTGGGTGCGCTCCCGGGGAACCGCGGCACCGGTCGAGGTGCCGGGCGGTTTCCGGATCGAGGTCGGCCGGCCCGGGCATGTGGCGCGGTACGTCCTGCCGGCTGCCGAGGAAACGGTCCTGCGGGAACTGGTCGCGGGCGTCGTCACCCCCGGTGTCCAGCTCAAGGTGTGCGCCCCGCGGGAACACGTCGCCCCGCTGCTCACCGACGCCTGGGATATCCAGCAGCCGGAGTACCTGATGACGGCGGCCCTCACCGGTCTTCCGGTCGGCCCGGACGCGTCCGCGCTCGCCCCGCAGGGTTACGTCATCGAGAGCGTGGACCAGGACGGCGTGGTGGACGTCCGGATCCGCCGCGGCGACGAGACGGCCGCGAGCGGACGGGTGGCACTGGCCCGGTCGGCGGCGGTCTTCGACCAGATCCACACCGACCCGGCGCACCGCCGCCGGGGCCTGGCCAGCCGGGTGATGGGTGCGCTTTCCGCCATCGCGGTCGAACAGGGCGCGGCACTGGGCCTGCTGGCCGCCACCGAGGAGGGGCTGACGCTCTACCGGGCGCTCGGCTGGGACCTGCAGACCCCGCTGACGGCGGCCGTCCTGCGGCCCTGA
- a CDS encoding bifunctional metallophosphatase/5'-nucleotidase, translating into MSATPHRRRKLRRSVTGAAVLAATAGVFVAALPAGATATGPEDGGSATTWGHGPTVEVQLLSFNDLHGNLQPPQGSSGNVTERQPDGTTTSIPAGGVEYLATALRTARQGHPYTITAAGGDMIGASPLLSGLFHDEPTVEALNKLGLDVSSVGNHEFDEGAAELARIQNGGCHPKEGCYEEGKTFPGADFPYLAANVTDEKTGKPILKPYTVWERKGVKIGFIGVTLEGTPDIVTAEGVKGLKFHDEVETINKYTKELNRQGVRSVVALIHEGGMPASTAYNYDCDSAGPGDGISGPVVDIARNVSPQVDALITGHTHQAYACSIPDPSGRPRTVTSAASFGRLYTDTTLTYDRRTGDIVRTRVKSANHVVHRNQPKAADMTALIDRWNELAAPIANRPVGYISADIPGRGAGTYESPLGDLITDAQLEALAPADKGGAQLALMNPGGIRSDLAHKAQGQEGDGVVTYGEAFTVQPFTNMMTVVDLTGEQLLTALRQQVSGANADQPKILQVSRGFTYTLDLTKAGADRIVTGSVRLNGEPIDPVKTYRVAMNEFLSGGGDGFPVLKEGRNKLVGPSDLDVFNAYLSAHSTAQSPLDPPKADRITIVK; encoded by the coding sequence ATGTCGGCGACACCTCATCGACGGCGAAAGCTGCGACGATCGGTCACGGGGGCGGCGGTACTGGCCGCCACCGCCGGTGTCTTCGTCGCCGCGCTGCCCGCGGGCGCCACCGCCACCGGACCGGAGGACGGCGGGTCCGCCACCACGTGGGGCCACGGCCCGACCGTCGAGGTCCAGCTCCTCTCGTTCAACGACCTCCACGGCAACCTGCAGCCCCCGCAGGGATCCTCCGGCAACGTCACCGAGCGGCAGCCCGACGGCACCACCACCTCCATCCCCGCCGGCGGTGTCGAGTACCTGGCCACCGCGCTGCGCACGGCCCGCCAGGGCCACCCCTACACCATCACCGCGGCCGGCGGCGACATGATCGGTGCCAGCCCGCTGCTCTCCGGCCTGTTCCACGACGAGCCGACCGTCGAGGCGCTCAACAAGCTGGGGCTGGACGTCAGCTCGGTGGGCAACCACGAGTTCGACGAGGGCGCCGCCGAACTGGCCCGCATCCAGAACGGTGGCTGTCACCCCAAGGAGGGCTGCTACGAGGAGGGCAAGACCTTCCCCGGCGCGGACTTCCCCTACCTGGCGGCGAACGTCACCGACGAGAAGACCGGGAAGCCGATCCTCAAGCCCTACACGGTGTGGGAGCGCAAGGGCGTGAAGATCGGTTTCATCGGCGTCACCCTGGAGGGCACGCCCGACATCGTCACCGCCGAGGGCGTCAAGGGCCTGAAGTTCCACGACGAGGTCGAGACGATCAACAAGTACACCAAGGAGCTGAACCGCCAGGGCGTCAGGTCCGTCGTCGCCCTCATCCACGAGGGCGGCATGCCTGCCTCCACCGCGTACAACTACGACTGCGACAGCGCCGGACCGGGCGACGGCATCTCCGGCCCCGTCGTGGACATCGCCCGGAACGTCAGCCCGCAGGTGGACGCGCTCATCACCGGCCACACCCACCAGGCGTACGCGTGCAGCATCCCGGACCCGTCCGGCAGGCCGCGCACCGTGACCTCCGCCGCCTCCTTCGGCCGCCTCTACACCGACACCACCCTCACCTACGACCGCCGCACCGGTGACATCGTGCGCACCCGGGTGAAGTCGGCCAACCACGTGGTCCACCGGAACCAGCCGAAGGCGGCCGACATGACGGCGCTGATCGACCGCTGGAACGAGCTGGCGGCGCCGATCGCCAACCGCCCCGTCGGCTACATCTCCGCCGACATCCCCGGCCGCGGGGCCGGCACCTACGAGTCCCCGCTGGGCGACCTGATCACCGACGCCCAGCTCGAAGCGCTCGCCCCGGCCGACAAGGGCGGCGCGCAGCTGGCGCTGATGAACCCCGGCGGCATCCGCTCCGACCTGGCCCACAAGGCGCAGGGCCAGGAGGGCGACGGGGTGGTGACCTACGGCGAGGCCTTCACCGTCCAGCCGTTCACCAACATGATGACGGTCGTCGACCTCACCGGCGAGCAGCTGCTGACCGCCCTGCGCCAGCAGGTCAGCGGGGCGAACGCGGACCAGCCGAAGATCCTCCAGGTGTCCCGGGGCTTCACCTACACCCTGGACCTGACCAAGGCCGGCGCCGACCGGATCGTCACCGGCTCGGTCCGGCTCAACGGGGAGCCGATCGACCCGGTGAAGACCTACCGAGTGGCCATGAACGAGTTCCTCTCCGGCGGCGGCGACGGCTTCCCCGTCCTCAAGGAGGGCAGGAACAAGCTGGTCGGCCCCTCCGACCTGGACGTGTTCAACGCCTACCTGAGCGCCCACTCCACCGCCCAGTCCCCGCTGGACCCGCCGAAGGCGGACCGGATCACCATCGTGAAGTAG
- a CDS encoding amidohydrolase family protein, which produces MTDPARIDVHQHLIPPDRRGAIAGRATAQGWPAPAWDERSAIAMMDRRSIATGMLSYAAPVAGPDDPGAARAAARGINEYTAELVKDRPDRFGHFAALPLPDVDGALAEAAYALDELRADGLVLLSNAHGRYLGDREFEPLWAELDARAAVVLVHPTAPPGAPLPDLPVPLVDFPYDTTRTALHMIVNGVRSRYRRMKVILPHAGGFLPYAAHRFAAAGRLRPGVTPEDVLADLRSFHFDTAFVAGPTTLPTLLAFAGAGRVLYGSDFPMLPEEWGTGFDTALDEHPYPGPEDRYAVNRGNAELLFPRLARG; this is translated from the coding sequence ATGACGGACCCCGCACGCATCGACGTCCACCAGCACCTGATCCCGCCGGACCGCCGCGGCGCCATCGCCGGGCGGGCCACCGCCCAGGGCTGGCCCGCGCCGGCCTGGGACGAGCGGAGCGCGATCGCGATGATGGACCGCAGATCGATCGCGACCGGCATGCTGTCGTACGCGGCTCCGGTCGCCGGCCCGGACGACCCGGGGGCGGCCCGGGCGGCGGCGCGTGGCATCAACGAGTACACCGCCGAACTCGTGAAGGACCGGCCCGACCGTTTCGGCCACTTCGCCGCGCTGCCCCTGCCCGACGTGGACGGGGCGCTGGCCGAGGCGGCGTACGCGCTCGACGAACTCCGGGCCGACGGGCTGGTGCTGCTCTCCAACGCCCACGGCCGCTACCTGGGGGACCGGGAGTTCGAGCCGCTCTGGGCCGAACTGGACGCCCGGGCAGCGGTCGTCCTGGTCCACCCCACCGCGCCACCGGGTGCGCCGCTGCCCGACCTGCCCGTCCCCCTGGTGGACTTCCCCTACGACACCACCCGGACCGCACTGCACATGATCGTGAACGGGGTGCGGAGCCGGTACCGGCGGATGAAGGTGATCCTGCCGCACGCGGGTGGCTTCCTGCCGTACGCCGCCCACCGCTTCGCCGCCGCCGGCCGGCTCCGCCCCGGCGTCACCCCGGAGGACGTCCTCGCCGACCTGCGGAGCTTCCACTTCGACACGGCCTTCGTCGCCGGCCCCACCACCCTGCCCACGCTGCTCGCCTTCGCCGGGGCCGGCCGCGTGCTGTACGGCAGCGACTTCCCCATGCTCCCCGAGGAGTGGGGCACCGGCTTCGACACCGCGCTGGACGAGCACCCGTACCCGGGGCCCGAGGACCGGTACGCCGTCAACCGCGGCAACGCCGAACTCCTCTTCCCCCGGCTGGCACGCGGCTGA